The following DNA comes from Pleuronectes platessa chromosome 9, fPlePla1.1, whole genome shotgun sequence.
GAGTACCATTATCAACTTTctaaaatggaaatgaaactgGATTCTTTGGACTTCAGGGCGCCGTCTTACCTTGAAGACCATGTGAAGCATCATGGCGAGGCCACTCTTGCCTGGGTACTTTCCTGCCGTGTTCAGAGGTGACAGATCGAAGAGGTTGGCCCCTGTCTCCTGGCAGATGGCGTGGACCAGCATCTTCTTACCTACACCTGCTGGCCCTGTTAGTAGTATGGCCTTTATCAGAGGAGCTCTTTCATGAACCACCTGAGAGCCTGCAAACAACACATATCTTATGTCCACTCACAAACAATTGTTcgattaaattaattttaaatgtaaagttaACGACTTTCATACCTAATGGTAAAATTCCATATAAAGTTAAGACTTGTCGTACATCCGACAATGACGGCATGGGCTCAATGTCATATTGCCTGAGTGTTGTCCCAAGGTAGCTGTAGTCACCTGAGAAAAACAGGGAACATAAAAAAGCAGACATGTCTAGGGGATTGACATTTACGGGTGTAAGgtaatttttttcaaataataaaaatccagatctagtaaatttaaatgtggtttcattaggggaccgttgggccttggcggaggaatTCTCTCTCTGAGTGCCCTTCTAATTTGAAATAGCTCACTGTGGAGTTTTAGCAATCACAAACCAGAAGAGGGCAGCACGCCACTACACAATTTCCAAATACTGACCAAGAAATTTCTGTGAGAGTTAACGAATCAGTTGTCAAAAGCTCACAAACAATTGTGATCATGAGAAGATAAAAATGAATCTAAGATATCACTCTACACAAATAATGTATAAAGTCTTACCGATATAATCCTGCAGTGCCACATTATTTGGCTTTTTCAACAAGCCCTGTTCCACAAGCTCCTGACACAGAGACTCAAGAGTCCTAGAAGAAGTGGATAAGTAACGCAGTTGTTTTATCCAGTATTTGCATTGACTAATTTATCGACTTAGTGAAACTCTTTTCTCCAATTCTCCACTGAAAATCATAAACGCCATTCTGTTAGGCTCTGTGTAAAGTCACCTATCAGCAGTCAggtctttctcctttttcttcttcttcccactCTTAGatcctttctttttctgtcaagtaaaaatatattgtaATGAAACAGCTtgaggaaatcaatgtaatCTGTGAACACAGGGTTTCATTTCAGTACCTTGGCATTTCCCTTAGTCTTACCACCCTTGTCTTTATCCACAGCCAGTTTCCATTCAGCCAGCTCCTGTCTCATCTGCACATCCACCTAATACAAGCAGAGCAAACTGGCGCTATTATGATGTTTAGACATTAGTGACTGTGGTACTGAATTTAACAAACAGTTAAATCAGCCTGCAGCATTTCAGTTTGGGCTTTGGGATTTCAGCATCACCTGTAATAGAATATCTGCCTCAATGACTTTCCGTCTTTCTTCCTTGATCAGCTCCACCTCGTGCCGCTGAACAAAGTTTTGGGACTCGTTGCGGTTTTGCCAAAAATCTGaggatgaaacatttacttcagACTTTACCACGAATAGGAATAGAAAGTAATTACACACTGTAAAATACTTTATAAGTGTGTTGCATTCTAATTCCTCTCTTGCATGTTGCCATCTGAACAACATAACCTAAAACTGCTATTATCCACAAGATATCTTCAATAACTTCATACGTACTTTAACTTAAACATACCTTCAAAGGTTTGGTTTCCCACTTGCAGGTCTGACAGAAAAGCCGAAGGTAGCATCTtcaacccttcctcctcctcctgtggttGAACGTTATATTAGCAAAGGAGTGGAGCAGCCAACAAAtgttgaattaaataaataacatgtattttattctatGTAATTGACATGTATTTAATAAAACTGTACTTCTATGTCGGTTTTCCCCTTGTCTTTCTTcccatttttcttcttttcttcctttcctTTTGATCTGTTGTTTGAATCGTCCTCTTCCTTTGCAGCAATTTCTTCCATTaactgagaaaaataaatatacatggAACTTCATTTCTCCTTCTGTAAACTACAGAAAATCTGTGCAATGAAACATACTTTACactaatttagttttatttaccTGCTGAGGATTCTTCTCTGCAAAAAGGAGAGCTGAGCCTCCATCCTCTGCATCGGGGTAGTCTGGAAATGAGCCGTTAGCATCGCTggttgaaaaacacacacacaaagggggaAAAAGTGAGAACACATCTACCTTAtgtcattatatatttaaatatcacaCCATGAGTGTAAAAAATCACCCACCGGCATTCAATGAACCACTGTCGGATTTGGTCTTTCATGGTGTTGCTCATGTCATGACCCTCCACATCTAGTAGTTGTTTTGTGATGGCTACTATTGACTTTTGGTAGTCTTCTTCATGCTCTTGCTGTTTAATCCGATTGCAGGCTTCGGTAGCTTTCACAGCAATTTCTGCAGGGCGTGGCACCTTATATTTTGGATCCATGGCCTAAGATTGGAGTGATCaaaaatattgtatattttgAAAACCTTTGATTGCAgttttttcaaagtgtagcctgctcttgctagcttttccaggattatcTACCCTAGCTTAAGGAGTTTTTGAAGGACAGTTTATGGAAATGGATGGCACATTACTCACCATTCCCAGAAAAATCATTTCTTCCTCCCGAGCAATTtttgtcctcttcctctctacGTAACCTCTCCACACCTACAAATCAAATTCAACAAACTCTTTTATTATGTAAAATGACAAGGGGCAGAAACAGGGTAAATAGAGAGTCATGTGGTACTACATTAGTTAGTCAGGACCTTCTGAATGCAGACTGCAGCCAACTCAATGTCAGCTGCTCCCGGCTCCTTGGTCTTGTACATCCTGTTCATATTTCTGCTCTCTTCATTCAACTTTGCCCTCAGGCGTCCTTGGCGTGCCCTCTCCGCAACTTGAATGATCTTAATGGCCTTCTCTGGACTCATTTCCTTGACCTTAAGAGGCTACAGGGACAATAAGACAACAAGACGTACTTTAACAAATATTTACTTAAATATTACAAACAGGGAatgagaaatattttttttatcaaatttctATCATTCACCTACAGTAGGTAGTAGGTGAATGAGGTCTTATCTCAAATGTGGCTGTTTTTCAACTCACTTCTAGGCTTTCGGTAACTTCCACCATTTTAAGGATATCTGTCACCATTGTCTTTCGTTCTTGGAATTCTTTGCTGCATTCAGTGATGAAATAGCGAGGAATTGGGATTTCAAGGTCTGCCTAAAGTGACAACAAAGAAAGTGGCAGTTGAGCTATGAACTTGATGAAATGGCTGATGTTTGGTGTGTTTATGTCAGTGTAACTGTTGAGATCTCAGAAATCCAATTCAGAAAAATGAAACTCACAGGACTGAGCTTTAAGTCATGAAGGATGTCGTCCATGTAGTGGTACTCTGAATACTCTTTCTCCACCATTTCATTCTTCAGCTCCAACAGCCTCCCTATCACACCATCAAGAATTGTCCGAATTAATCGTCTCTTCTGAGGGTGGACGACCTGGTCATAGATCTCCAGCTTTCTGAAGATTTGGAGGTAGCGAACATAAAACAGGGCGACACGCTGGAAGAACACTACCCTGTCCTTCTCTGGACGAAGGGGCTCAGCAGGCAGCTCCTCCGCCAGCAGACGACTCAACTCCAGCTGGACATCGGCCCACAATTTATTATATGACCTAAAGAAATGGAAACAgtaattttgtaaaaaaaaattaaaaaggggTCATAAAGAATAGGCTGACACTGTTTCCGGTCAGTCTTAAAATTAAAGTTTGGTGCCTAAATAAACATTGTAAAAAGTTTTGCTTGTTATACTTATTCCTCCTGTTGCAGGACAAAATCCAATTTTCATATGCAAAATAGTGTTTTAAAAGTATTTGTATATAAAGTGTCAGCAGTCTGCTTTGGTCAAATCACGTGGATATCTTCTACAGCTTTTCTTAAGTGTAAAAtgatctctttgtgtttccacattattttctttctgaGCTGCATGGGAGAGACTGTATTAATACGATAAAAAAGAATTGAGAAATGTAAAAGACTTTGAAATAAAGAATTTGCAAGAAATCCATCAATCTACCTCCAGAAGCTTAAGAAAAACTTGTCCCCAATAACTTTGTTCAATAAAGTTTTACATTATCACGCAACATCACAATATTTATTATCTAAAGGCACTTTACACAGTGGGGTTGAGACTTTACTGTAGATCtttagagaaaatgaaagacagGGTTACTTTTCATTATGGCAATCATAACCTGCTTATATAAAATATTAGTATAAATAAATCCTTGAGAGGTGACACAGATATTTCACTTGACATTCATGGAGACCCCGACTATCTGTACGTCAACATCAACATACCTGTACCGTAAGACCACAAATAGACACGCATCAATTCTCAAAGTGCAGCTGGCGTGTCCGTGTTTCCACAAACTACGGACCACGTGACAACAGTACCATGAACAGCAGTCAATGCTATATTCCAATAGAATATTGTTATGTGCTGCTTCCCTGGGTGAGGTATGGAACAACACACTTTCAAATATTTCATTCACTGTTATTGCTGGATGATGACTTCTGTCAAACCCTAACAGTGCATTCAAGTGTCACGACAGTAGTGTTTAGAAAAGACTGAGTattatatttaacaaattaGCCCATACATGTCCGCGTCACACTTCCCGGTCAACATTATGGCTCGACAgtttcactgttgttgtttacatgaacccagctagctagctaaccagCTAAAGTTACATTAGACAAGTTAGCCTTAAACGTACAGTAACAGCGGTAACTATGGTAACCACGGCCGGTGTGAGGTTCTACCTTTGCGACATGTCTCCGTCTCCAGAGCGAGACACGATCCACGTTTCTCCTATCAGATAAATgaacacagttacacacagttCAACATTAACTGAAGTTAGCTAAACTTAGCTAAACTTAGCTAAACGTAGCTAGAGTTAGCTCAACACGATGTCAGCTTCTCTGAGTTGACACGGCGCTGGGACCGTCTCCATGGTAACCGTGTTTCCGGAAGTTGATAGTTTTATAATTTACAGTTTAATCTGTTGAATTGAACCTCACAGTGCAACATTTACAGCTGTATTACTACACTAAACAACAAAGATATGATAATCATGACTAACGTTCAGGTTTTTCCCAACCtactgttttaaaaagaaaaatcagtgATACACgagaatcatttatttattattatttgacctACATCTTCCGTAATTCACACAAAAATTGTTCTCTTTATCTTGTTTAAGTGGACAGTAAACATATTAGGTCAGGTGCAAACCAGTGCACAGCACACCACAAGAGAgctgataaaaaagaaataataaattcaagaaaatatatatgtatgataATTGAGTAATACTGAAAAATGTTATATTCTAAATATGTGGAAAatataataaactttgttaaaaGACTGAATAGGAATCTTCACTGAATAACACATCAGACATGAGCAAAGAACCATGATTTATCTCCGGGGGAACCCCATCACTCTCACATTAGACACCAGGTGATGATCCTGTCAGTGAAGACACTGTTCTCTATCACACTGTGTAATGTAATGGGATTCGTGTTTGTGCAAATGTGGCGTTCTGCTGCAAGAACCACACAACTCAATTATGTAATCGAACCTGCATGCAAGCCTGTTTTCCCATTGTAAATGACCCGATGAACATATCAACCAGCCTGGAGAGTCCTTCTAATACCACTCACATACATCACAATGGTCCCACTATTGACGTAAAGTGTGCATCTTTTTTTgatagaataaaacaaacatgggtGATTGTTTGACTGTTTTCAAACCATGCGACTCCTGTGTCATAAAACTTATTCCTCATATGTTTTCAGAGAATGAAGTCATGCATCTTCTTTCTGCTCATCACCTCGGGCCAGTGCATGGACAGCAAGGAGGTCaagcagaaagagaaaaggaccCTGTTGGATCTAATCTTGCAGGTTATCAGAGACAGCCAGCAGCGGGACAAACCCATCTCCCGGCGCTGCAGCAGTGGACTCCTCACCTCATCCCATGACATGAGGTTCTCCTCCCGTGAAAAGCCTTTCTATTTTCGAAGGCTGGATAACACTAGACTCATAGGTAAGCTGATACGATTTAATTTTAGGTGCTGATGATGAAAGCATAATCCCCATTTTACTGTGGGAGACAGGTCTGGTCTGTGCTGTACATTTCTTAATGGAGCCTTATTTAGTGCCTCATCTGTGTTGTGATGGTGTGTTGATCTCCCGTGCTCTACGTGCACCACCACGATTCGCTGCTGATAGGCAGCCTTTGTACATATGTAGTTTAGTTGATGTGTATCAGCGCCTGATGTTGTGGATCCTCGCAGCACTACGGTTCCTTGTTTAAGGTGTTGCGGagcctttcttttcctcctctccgaAATGCTTAGCAGAGGTAGTATGGTAGTAATGAGGGTGGTCATCGGGCTCTCCCTTCACCGTTGGCTCCagaatttcatttcatttcatttcatttcatttcatcaaaCTGTTTCCATAGTGCAGGCCATTTGATCCACCTCCAGGTGGACTTGGTTTTGTTCACtcttgaacagatttccacaaaacttgatggaaggatcaTGGAAGAACTTATTAAATGTAGGTGTAGATTTGGATCAGGGGGCAGctccagtattttttttatttttctttaacattgctagATAGCGTGTTATtaaacattttcacagttttccagGGAATCTTAGATCTTCATGAAAAAATCCAACATATTTGAACACATTTTAAgctgtgagcgagagagagagagagagacaaaaagacGAAAAGCACATGACCGTGATAACAAACttatttctttcctttcttctttgcatctttctttttgtctgcagcttcttcttcctttccAGCGGCAGCTTTAATCTTCTTCTTTCCCAGAGGGGTCTTTGTATACCAGTTCTGGGAGGATAAACAAGCAAGTTGACATTCAAATAAACTGACAATTCAACACAGCAATAAAATAAGTAATGTAAGAACATTTTATATGGCATATCCACTTTACTTTAAgggcctcttcctctccctttaACACAGGGTTGATCTTGGCCAAAGGGGGAACAAACTCTGAAGCGGTCAGGGGTCTCATTGCCTGCTGCAGGACGCGACGCTTGGTGACAACACTCTGGACCACCCGTACCATGTGACCTGGAGTGTAGCCATCAGAAATCTTCGAAAGAGAGCTGAGGTCCAGAGCCTTGGTCACCTCACCTCCCTGCTTTGTGATCAGTTGTTTCCACAGGACTGAAGGAAAACAGAGTCAGAAAGGTCATTTTCACAGCAACGGAGTAAAGAGTACCATAATGaagagtttttttgggggggtctTTTCTTACTGCATCTGGATCCGTAGTCAGGTTTTGGGATCAGGAGGATTTTGCTGTACATTTTACACAGTGACTTAATGTCAGCACTGAGAGGGTCTCGAGTTGTTCCGACTAACAGAACACGATCTTCCGCTTTGATCAACTTAAGGGACTTGGGTAAATCCTTCTTCAACCGCTTGGGCTCTAACTgttcacacacataaaacaaatataattgaAATATGACGACACAACATAATGACGCCACCCAGTGTTCATCCTGAGTAGTAGTACCTCTTTGTCTTGCTTGGGGATTTTCTTGTAGAACATTTTCTCTGCATCTCCGATCCATATTACAGAAGGTGGCAGCAGTCTTGCAACCTGAGGAAATATGAATTTAAAGAACAACATTGTACCTTTCTGTCTGAATGTGAATATAACTTGAGAATATAAATACCTGTAAGACACTTacatagatttttttaattcatactGTGATCACTGTGATATATTaaactttttaaatgaaaattactGCCCTGTATATTACATATCATATTTAATGGTTTCAATTTAGGGGCACTTGGCTTATTTAGTCCTTATATATTCATTACGCATATAGGTTCGCTAAAGTTTAGTTACTTTACTTAGtacattttaatttgctttatttAAAGAACTTCAGAGTACGATTATTGACTTTCTAAAATGGAAATGAACCTGGGTTCTTTGGACTTCAAGGCGCCATCTTACCTTGAAGACCATGTGAAGCATCATGGCGAGGCCACTCTTGCCTGGGTACTTTCCTGCCGTGTTCAGAGGTGACAGATCGAAGAGGTTGGCCCCTGTCTCCTGGCAGATGGCGTGGACCAGCATCTTCTTACCAACACCTGTTGGCCCTGTTAGTAGTATGGCCTTTATCAGAGGAGCCTTTTCATGAACCACCTGAGAGCCTGCAAACAACACACATCTTATGTCCAACCCACAAATAATTTTTCgattatattcattttaaatgttaagtGAAAGACTTTCATACCTAATGGTAAAATTCCATATAATGTTAAGACTTGTCGTACATCCGACAGTGACGGTGTGGGCTCAATGTCAAGTTTCCTCAATTCTGACCCGATGTAGCTGTAGTCACCTGAGAAAAGAAGGGAGCAACTATTGCACGAGAAGTTGTGAATCTGCATCACTTGGAAAATTGCAAGAGAAGTGTCAAAATCACATTTCTGACACCACACATTATTGTggtcattacctccaccaacgTGGTAATGTTTTCGACTGTTTttgttcgtttgtttgtttgtctgttacgCAAAATCTACAATACAGATATCCACAAACCTTGGAGAAAGAATGTGATATTAGTCAAGAAAGAGCCCATTCAATTTTAGTCAGATCTGGATAAGGGATCGGaacaaggatttttttttgttttctttagaaTTGCAAGATAGGGTGTTTTGCATCTTGaatctttatgaaaaaaatgttgatgtttggAGACTAACATTTACAAGTGTGTGCACTTTGTTTCAGTTACAAATAAAAttcagatctagtgaatttaaacgtgGTTTCGTAAGGGCaccgttgggccttggtggaggaattcTCTCTCTGAGTGCCCTTCTAATTTGAAATAGCTCACTGTGATCATGGTGTTTTAGCAACCACAAACCAGAAGAGGGCAGCACGCCACTACACAATTTCCAGATATTGACAGATAAACATTCCAGAGCTGTGAGAGTTAACACATCATTTGTTAAAAGCTCACACTCAATTGTGATCATgataagataaaaaataaatctaagaTAACACATCACTCTACACAAATAATGTATAAAATCTTACC
Coding sequences within:
- the LOC128448240 gene encoding dynein regulatory complex protein 11, translated to MSQRSYNKLWADVQLELSRLLAEELPAEPLRPEKDRVVFFQRVALFYVRYLQIFRKLEIYDQVVHPQKRRLIRTILDGVIGRLLELKNEMVEKEYSEYHYMDDILHDLKLSPADLEIPIPRYFITECSKEFQERKTMVTDILKMVEVTESLEPLKVKEMSPEKAIKIIQVAERARQGRLRAKLNEESRNMNRMYKTKEPGAADIELAAVCIQKVWRGYVERKRTKIAREEEMIFLGMAMDPKYKVPRPAEIAVKATEACNRIKQQEHEEDYQKSIVAITKQLLDVEGHDMSNTMKDQIRQWFIECRDANGSFPDYPDAEDGGSALLFAEKNPQQLMEEIAAKEEDDSNNRSKGKEEKKKNGKKDKGKTDIEEEEEGLKMLPSAFLSDLQVGNQTFEDFWQNRNESQNFVQRHEVELIKEERRKVIEADILLQVDVQMRQELAEWKLAVDKDKGGKTKGNAKKKKGSKSGKKKKKEKDLTADRTLESLCQELVEQGLLKKPNNVALQDYIGDYSYLGTTLRQYDIEPMPSLSDVRQVLTLYGILPLGSQVVHERAPLIKAILLTGPAGVGKKMLVHAICQETGANLFDLSPLNTAGKYPGKSGLAMMLHMVFKVARLLQPSVIWIGDAEKMFYKKVPKEEKELEPKRLKKDLSKSLKLIKAEDRVLIVGTTRDPLSADIKSLCKMYSKILLIPRPDYGSRYILWKQLITNQGGEVTKALDLSSLSKISDGYTPGHMVRVVQRVVTKRRVLHQAKRPLTASEFVPPLAKIDPVFQEEEEALKNWYAKTPLGKKRIKAATGKDEEEAPVKNKDAKKKKGKK